A window from Synechococcus sp. RSCCF101 encodes these proteins:
- a CDS encoding NnrU family protein, protein MALLLLGFAVLHSGGASLRSWGEARIGARAWRLLFAALSIPAATLLIGYFISHRHDGVRLWNLQGVPGMVPLVWAGTAVSFLFLYPATYNLLEIPAVQKPQVRLYTTGIIRVSRHPQAVGQVLWCTTHLLWIGTSFMVVTCVGLIAHHLFAVWNGDRRLRQRFGAAFEDLASQTSVLPFAAIARGQQTLVWREFLRPSQLGILIAIGVLWWSHRWIPLAAAGFRASAIERFLA, encoded by the coding sequence ATGGCTCTGCTGCTGCTCGGATTCGCAGTCCTTCACAGCGGCGGGGCCTCGCTGCGCAGCTGGGGGGAAGCCCGCATCGGCGCCAGAGCCTGGCGGCTCCTGTTCGCGGCCCTGAGCATTCCGGCCGCCACCCTGCTGATCGGCTACTTCATCAGCCATCGCCACGACGGCGTGCGGCTCTGGAACCTTCAGGGGGTTCCCGGAATGGTGCCCCTGGTGTGGGCGGGGACGGCCGTGAGCTTCCTGTTTCTCTACCCCGCCACCTACAACCTTTTGGAGATCCCGGCGGTCCAGAAACCGCAGGTGCGGCTGTACACCACCGGCATCATCCGGGTCAGCCGACACCCGCAGGCGGTGGGCCAGGTGCTGTGGTGCACGACTCACCTCCTCTGGATCGGCACCAGCTTCATGGTCGTGACCTGCGTGGGTCTGATCGCCCACCATCTCTTCGCGGTCTGGAACGGCGACCGGCGACTCAGGCAACGGTTCGGAGCAGCCTTCGAGGATCTCGCTTCCCAGACCTCCGTGCTCCCCTTCGCGGCGATTGCCCGGGGACAGCAGACCCTGGTGTGGCGCGAGTTTCTCCGGCCGTCCCAGCTGGGCATCCTGATCGCCATCGGGGTGCTCTGGTGGAGCCATCGCTGGATTCCTCTGGCGGCGGCAGGGTTCCGGGCGAGCGCCATCGAGCGATTTCTCGCCTGA
- a CDS encoding DUF3172 domain-containing protein has product MSRNDWSRSRPPRRPRSYSERAYSEREAYPHRDARQATYDDRGRESRPPGRGNGAGRGNGGGPDGGQGGFQFNLATASVLAGVLILGIGIGTSLSSNRPGDQGNIASSQQLDLAVPDPEFCKQWGASAFVMDVEMYTTLNPSTSFVTQPKLQPGCVIRRENWSVLQKEGAITAAQMRECKQRMNTFAYIGSVRDNPIVRCVYQTDISENKFLTPGVADDSVGITPEGDRF; this is encoded by the coding sequence ATGAGCCGTAACGACTGGAGCCGCTCCCGTCCCCCGCGCCGACCACGCTCCTACAGCGAGCGGGCCTACAGCGAGCGGGAGGCCTATCCGCATCGGGACGCCCGACAGGCCACCTACGACGATCGCGGCCGCGAGTCCCGTCCACCGGGCCGTGGCAACGGAGCCGGCCGCGGCAATGGTGGCGGTCCGGATGGCGGCCAGGGCGGTTTCCAGTTCAATCTGGCCACCGCGTCGGTTCTCGCCGGAGTCCTGATCCTCGGCATCGGCATCGGCACCAGCCTCTCGAGCAACCGACCGGGCGATCAGGGCAACATCGCCAGCAGCCAGCAGCTCGACCTGGCCGTGCCCGATCCGGAGTTCTGCAAGCAGTGGGGCGCCAGTGCCTTCGTGATGGACGTGGAGATGTACACCACGCTGAACCCGAGCACCAGTTTCGTGACGCAGCCCAAGCTGCAGCCGGGCTGCGTGATCCGTCGCGAGAACTGGTCGGTTCTGCAGAAGGAGGGCGCGATCACCGCTGCGCAGATGCGGGAGTGCAAGCAGCGCATGAACACCTTTGCCTACATCGGTTCGGTCCGCGACAACCCGATCGTCCGCTGCGTCTACCAGACCGACATCAGCGAGAACAAGTTCCTCACCCCGGGCGTGGCCGACGACAGTGTCGGCATCACCCCCGAAGGTGATCGCTTCTGA
- the ndhM gene encoding NAD(P)H-quinone oxidoreductase subunit M, with protein MAETLLKSTTRHIRLFTARVEGDDLVADRSRLTLDVDPDNEFIWDEACLREVQDHFRRLVADHAGADLSEYNLRRIGSDLEGTIRQLLQQGRLRYNPQARVQNFSMGLPRTPELL; from the coding sequence ATGGCCGAGACCCTGCTCAAATCCACCACCCGTCACATCCGCCTGTTCACCGCGCGGGTGGAGGGAGATGATCTGGTGGCCGATCGCAGCCGCCTCACGCTCGATGTGGACCCGGACAACGAGTTCATCTGGGATGAGGCCTGCCTGCGTGAGGTGCAGGACCATTTCCGCCGCCTGGTGGCGGACCATGCCGGGGCCGACCTCAGCGAGTACAACCTGAGACGGATCGGCTCCGACCTGGAAGGCACGATCCGACAGCTGCTGCAGCAGGGACGGCTCCGATACAACCCTCAGGCCAGGGTGCAGAACTTCTCCATGGGGCTGCCCAGGACCCCGGAACTCCTATGA
- a CDS encoding NAD(P)H-quinone oxidoreductase subunit 5: MIAAADLAWLIPVLPLAGACLTGLGLISFNRTVNRLRRPVAALLLTCIGAAAVLSLAVLREQLAGAPPVEHLFTWASAGSFNLQMGYTVDPLGSVMLVVVTVVALLVMLYSDGYMAHDKGYVRFFTYLALFSSSMLGLVLSPNLLEIYVFWELVGMCSYLLIGFWYDRDSAAHAAQKAFVVNRVGDFGLLLGILGLFWATGSFDFQTIASRLGQGLADGSIAGWAALMLCVLVFLGPMAKSAQFPLHVWLPDAMEGPTPISALIHAATMVAAGVFLVARLQPLYEQFPAMQVVVAVVGTITLFMGASIALTQMDLKKGLAYSTVSQLGYMMLAMGCGAPLAGIFHLVTHAFFKAMLFLGSGSVIHAMEEVVGHDPLLAQDMRLMGGLRRKMPITSTTFLIGCIAISGIPPLAGFWSKDEILGQAFGSFPVLWFVGFLTAGMTAFYMFRLYFLTFEGEFRGHDSAIRSQVLASAGRSDDEHGHEGGHLHESVWTMTTPLAVLAVPSVLIGLLGMPWNSRFAALLDPEEAAKMAHHFSWSEFLPLAGASVAVSTAGITLAVLAYALKKIDLATAVAQRFSSINAFLANKWYLDVLNEKLFVRGSRRLAREVLEVDAKVVDGIVNLTGLLTLGSGEGLKYFETGRAQFYALVVFGGVIVLVVLFGSL; this comes from the coding sequence ATGATCGCGGCTGCCGACCTCGCCTGGCTGATCCCGGTGCTTCCCCTTGCCGGAGCCTGCCTCACCGGACTCGGCCTGATCAGCTTCAACCGCACCGTCAACCGCCTCAGACGGCCCGTGGCGGCGCTCCTGCTGACCTGCATCGGAGCCGCTGCGGTGCTCAGCCTGGCGGTGCTGCGCGAGCAGCTGGCCGGTGCCCCTCCGGTGGAGCATCTGTTCACCTGGGCCAGTGCCGGCAGCTTCAACCTGCAGATGGGCTACACGGTGGACCCTCTGGGTTCCGTGATGCTGGTGGTGGTCACGGTGGTGGCCCTGCTGGTGATGCTCTATTCGGATGGCTACATGGCCCACGACAAGGGCTATGTGCGCTTCTTCACCTACCTCGCGCTGTTCAGCAGCTCGATGCTCGGGCTCGTGCTCAGCCCGAATCTGCTTGAGATCTACGTCTTCTGGGAGCTCGTGGGCATGTGCTCCTACCTGCTGATCGGCTTCTGGTACGACCGCGACAGCGCGGCCCATGCGGCCCAGAAGGCCTTCGTGGTGAACCGGGTCGGGGATTTCGGCCTGCTGCTGGGCATTCTCGGTCTGTTCTGGGCCACCGGCAGCTTCGATTTCCAGACCATCGCCTCCCGCCTCGGCCAGGGGCTGGCGGACGGCAGCATCGCGGGCTGGGCTGCCCTGATGCTCTGCGTGCTGGTGTTCCTGGGCCCCATGGCGAAGTCGGCCCAGTTCCCGCTGCACGTCTGGCTGCCCGATGCCATGGAGGGCCCCACGCCGATCTCGGCCCTGATCCACGCCGCGACCATGGTGGCCGCGGGCGTGTTTCTGGTGGCCCGCCTGCAACCGCTCTACGAGCAGTTCCCCGCCATGCAGGTGGTGGTGGCCGTCGTCGGCACGATCACGCTGTTCATGGGTGCCTCCATCGCCCTGACACAGATGGATCTGAAGAAGGGTCTGGCCTACAGCACCGTTTCCCAGCTCGGCTACATGATGCTGGCCATGGGCTGCGGCGCCCCGTTGGCCGGGATCTTCCACCTGGTGACCCATGCCTTCTTCAAGGCGATGCTCTTCCTGGGCTCAGGCTCGGTGATCCATGCCATGGAGGAGGTGGTCGGTCACGACCCCCTTCTTGCCCAGGACATGCGCCTGATGGGAGGCCTGCGACGCAAGATGCCCATCACATCCACCACCTTCCTGATCGGCTGCATCGCCATCAGCGGCATCCCCCCCCTGGCCGGCTTCTGGAGCAAGGACGAGATCCTCGGCCAGGCCTTCGGCAGCTTCCCGGTTCTGTGGTTCGTCGGCTTCCTCACGGCCGGCATGACCGCCTTCTACATGTTCCGGCTCTACTTCCTGACTTTCGAAGGGGAGTTCCGCGGTCATGACAGCGCGATCCGCAGCCAGGTGCTGGCGAGTGCCGGCCGCAGCGACGATGAGCACGGCCACGAGGGCGGGCATCTGCACGAGTCGGTCTGGACGATGACCACCCCCCTCGCCGTTCTGGCGGTTCCCTCGGTTCTGATCGGCCTGCTCGGCATGCCATGGAACAGCCGCTTCGCGGCCCTGCTGGACCCGGAGGAAGCCGCGAAGATGGCCCACCATTTCTCCTGGTCCGAGTTCCTGCCTCTGGCCGGGGCCTCGGTGGCCGTCTCGACCGCGGGCATCACGCTGGCGGTGCTGGCCTACGCATTGAAGAAGATTGATCTGGCCACAGCCGTGGCTCAACGATTCAGCAGCATCAATGCCTTCCTCGCCAACAAGTGGTATCTCGATGTGCTGAACGAGAAGCTGTTTGTTCGCGGCAGCCGCCGGTTGGCCCGGGAGGTGCTGGAGGTGGACGCGAAGGTCGTCGACGGGATCGTGAATCTCACTGGACTCCTCACCCTCGGCAGCGGCGAGGGATTGAAAT
- a CDS encoding LysR family transcriptional regulator → MADLPFTLDQLRILRAIASEGSFKKAADSLYVTQPAVSLQIQNLEKQLEVSLFDRGGRKAQLTEAGHLLLSYCDRILSQCQEACRALDDLHNLKGGSLVVGASQTTGTYLMPRMIGLFRQKYPNVAVQLQVHSTRRTGWSVANGQVDLAIIGGELPADLNDLLQVVPYANDELALVMPVKHPLSRLVELSKEDLYRLGFVCLDAQSTTRKMVDHLLARSGLDVQRLRIEMELNSFEAIKNAVQAGLGAAFVPVVSIERELAAGSVHRPLLADLQVRRQLKLISHPARYCSRAAEAFRREVLPVFASPDSPLRQTQRLGAGA, encoded by the coding sequence ATGGCAGACCTGCCGTTCACCCTTGATCAGCTGCGCATCCTGCGGGCGATCGCGAGTGAAGGCAGCTTCAAGAAGGCCGCCGACAGCCTGTACGTCACCCAGCCGGCGGTCAGCCTCCAGATCCAGAACCTGGAGAAGCAGCTGGAGGTTTCCCTGTTCGACCGTGGCGGCCGAAAGGCCCAGCTGACCGAGGCCGGCCACCTGCTGCTCAGCTACTGCGACCGGATCCTGAGCCAGTGCCAGGAGGCCTGCCGGGCGCTCGATGATCTGCACAACCTCAAGGGCGGCTCACTGGTCGTCGGTGCCTCCCAGACCACCGGCACCTACCTGATGCCCCGGATGATCGGGCTCTTCCGCCAGAAGTATCCGAACGTCGCGGTGCAGCTGCAGGTGCACAGCACCCGCCGCACCGGCTGGAGCGTGGCCAACGGTCAGGTGGATCTGGCGATCATCGGCGGCGAGCTGCCGGCGGATCTCAATGATCTGCTGCAGGTGGTGCCCTATGCCAACGACGAACTGGCGCTGGTGATGCCGGTCAAGCATCCCCTCTCCCGACTGGTGGAGCTCTCCAAGGAGGATCTCTATCGCCTGGGCTTCGTCTGCCTCGACGCCCAGTCGACCACCCGCAAGATGGTGGACCACCTCCTGGCCCGATCCGGCCTCGATGTGCAGCGCCTGCGGATCGAGATGGAGCTGAACTCCTTCGAAGCGATCAAGAATGCCGTGCAGGCCGGCCTCGGCGCGGCCTTCGTGCCGGTGGTCTCGATCGAGCGCGAACTCGCCGCCGGTTCCGTGCATCGGCCGCTGCTGGCCGATCTGCAGGTGCGCCGCCAGCTCAAGCTGATCAGCCACCCGGCGCGCTACTGCTCGCGGGCGGCCGAGGCCTTCCGCCGCGAGGTGCTGCCGGTCTTCGCCAGTCCCGACAGTCCCCTGCGCCAGACCCAGCGCCTCGGCGCCGGCGCCTGA